One Novosphingobium sp. G106 DNA segment encodes these proteins:
- the miaB gene encoding tRNA (N6-isopentenyl adenosine(37)-C2)-methylthiotransferase MiaB, with product MPPATPPPQTYRVKSFGCQMNVYDGDRMAELLAEQGLSPAAEGADADLVVLNTCHIREKAAEKVYSDIGRLKRDDGSSPLIAVAGCVAQAEGEEIMARAPAVRMVVGPQAYHRLPEMLSQASAGKRVTNTDMPAETKFDALPKRRRSGASAFLTVQEGCDKFCTYCVVPYTRGAEISRPWQALIDEAERLVEAGAREITLLGQNVNAWSGKDAKGRAAGLDGLIRDLAKLPDLQRIRYMTSHPNDMTEGLIAAHGEVEKLMPFLHLPVQAGSDRVLKAMNRSHTAESYLRLMDKVRAVRPDIALSGDFIVGFPGETEAEFAETLALVDSLAYAQAFSFKYSPRPGTPAATMDGQIAAEVMDDRLQRLQDALNRDQLAFNEATVGKNCRVLVERRGKFAGQVLGKTPWLQSAIVEADVAIGTMLDVEITAGGPKSLTAVERIGVSA from the coding sequence ATGCCTCCTGCCACTCCGCCTCCGCAGACCTACCGCGTCAAGAGCTTCGGTTGCCAGATGAACGTCTATGACGGCGATCGCATGGCCGAGCTGCTGGCAGAGCAGGGCCTCTCGCCCGCCGCCGAAGGCGCTGACGCCGATCTCGTCGTGCTCAATACCTGCCACATCCGCGAGAAGGCTGCAGAGAAGGTCTATTCGGACATCGGCCGGCTGAAGCGCGACGACGGGTCGAGCCCGCTGATCGCCGTCGCCGGCTGCGTCGCCCAGGCCGAGGGCGAGGAGATCATGGCCCGCGCGCCAGCGGTACGCATGGTCGTCGGCCCGCAGGCCTATCACCGCCTGCCCGAGATGCTGAGCCAGGCCAGCGCCGGCAAGCGCGTCACCAATACCGACATGCCCGCCGAGACCAAGTTCGACGCGCTGCCCAAGCGCCGCCGTTCCGGCGCCAGCGCCTTCCTCACCGTGCAGGAAGGCTGCGACAAGTTCTGCACCTACTGCGTCGTCCCCTATACCCGCGGCGCTGAAATCTCGCGGCCCTGGCAAGCTCTGATCGATGAGGCCGAAAGGCTGGTCGAAGCTGGTGCGCGCGAAATCACGCTGCTGGGCCAGAACGTCAACGCCTGGAGCGGCAAGGATGCCAAGGGCCGCGCCGCTGGGCTCGACGGCCTGATCAGGGATCTCGCCAAGCTGCCGGACCTGCAGCGTATCCGCTACATGACCAGTCATCCCAACGACATGACCGAAGGCCTGATCGCCGCGCATGGCGAGGTCGAGAAACTGATGCCGTTCCTCCATCTGCCGGTGCAGGCGGGCAGCGACCGCGTGCTCAAGGCGATGAACCGCAGCCACACGGCCGAGAGCTACCTGCGCCTGATGGACAAGGTCCGCGCGGTGCGGCCCGACATCGCGCTGTCGGGCGATTTCATCGTCGGCTTCCCCGGCGAGACAGAGGCCGAATTCGCCGAGACGCTCGCGCTCGTCGATTCCCTGGCCTACGCTCAGGCCTTCAGCTTCAAGTACAGTCCCCGCCCCGGCACCCCCGCCGCGACGATGGATGGTCAAATCGCGGCCGAGGTGATGGACGACCGGCTCCAGCGCTTGCAGGACGCGCTCAACCGCGACCAACTCGCGTTCAACGAGGCCACGGTCGGCAAGAACTGCCGGGTGCTGGTCGAGCGTCGGGGCAAGTTCGCCGGCCAGGTCCTCGGCAAGACGCCCTGGCTGCAATCGGCAATCGTCGAAGCCGACGTGGCGATCGGCACGATGCTCGATGTCGAGATCACCGCGGGCGGCCCGAAGTCGCTGACGGCGGTCGAGCGGATCGGCGTCAGCGCCTGA
- a CDS encoding PhoH family protein: protein MARKPSRADDQLAQLRPESPRRARLEVQFDEPTLLGALFGQFDANLVQIENRLGVYIAARGNRIQIEGPEEAVARARDVLKGMYQRLEQGHQLDSGAVESLIVMSSEPTLEGIITGSHDAPPIMIRTRKKTIVPRSAVQIDYMRALGSKDMIFALGPAGTGKTYLAVAQAVQQLITGSVQRLILSRPAVEAGERLGFLPGDMKEKVDPYLRPIYDALYDCMPPEQVERRIASGEIEIAPIAFMRGRTLADAFVILDEAQNTTQAQMKMFLTRFGQNSRMVICGDPRQVDIPGGDAQSGLADAVRRLEGVEGIGVVRFTSADVVRHPIVGRIVEAYEGKDA from the coding sequence ATGGCCCGCAAACCCTCCCGCGCCGATGACCAGTTGGCGCAGCTTCGTCCGGAATCGCCTCGACGCGCCCGGCTGGAGGTCCAGTTCGACGAACCGACTTTGCTGGGAGCGCTGTTCGGTCAGTTCGACGCCAATCTCGTCCAGATCGAGAACCGCCTGGGCGTTTACATCGCGGCCCGCGGCAATCGCATCCAGATCGAAGGCCCGGAGGAGGCGGTGGCGCGTGCCCGCGACGTGCTCAAGGGCATGTACCAGCGGCTCGAGCAGGGCCACCAGCTCGACTCGGGCGCGGTCGAATCGCTGATCGTCATGTCGAGCGAACCGACGCTCGAAGGCATCATCACCGGCAGCCACGACGCGCCGCCGATCATGATCCGCACCCGCAAGAAGACGATCGTGCCGCGCTCGGCGGTGCAGATCGACTATATGCGCGCGCTGGGATCGAAGGACATGATCTTCGCGCTGGGGCCGGCGGGTACGGGCAAGACCTACCTCGCGGTCGCCCAGGCCGTGCAGCAGCTGATCACCGGCTCGGTCCAGCGGCTGATCCTCTCGCGCCCCGCGGTCGAAGCGGGCGAGCGGCTCGGCTTCCTGCCCGGCGACATGAAGGAGAAGGTCGATCCCTATCTCCGCCCGATCTACGACGCGCTCTACGACTGCATGCCGCCTGAGCAGGTCGAGCGGCGCATCGCCAGCGGCGAGATCGAGATCGCGCCGATCGCCTTCATGCGCGGCCGCACCCTGGCCGATGCCTTCGTCATTCTCGACGAGGCGCAGAACACCACCCAGGCGCAGATGAAGATGTTCCTCACCCGCTTCGGCCAGAACAGCCGCATGGTGATCTGCGGCGATCCGCGGCAGGTCGACATCCCCGGCGGCGACGCCCAGAGCGGCCTGGCCGATGCGGTGCGCCGGCTCGAAGGGGTCGAGGGCATCGGCGTGGTGCGGTTCACCTCGGCCGACGTCGTCCGACACCCGATCGTCGGGCGGATCGTCGAGGCCTACGAGGGCAAGGATGCGTAA
- the ybeY gene encoding rRNA maturation RNase YbeY, whose protein sequence is MELDIEIEAPWPAGYDWQLLAERAAEAALTVAPELANPRLSASLLFTSDAEVQTLNREWREKDKPTNVLSFPMLDRDELLELRSEGVPELLGDISLACETCTREAAEKGVPLEAHATHLVVHGLLHLAGLDHELSPEDAATMEALEIKALALLGIADPYGDAE, encoded by the coding sequence ATGGAACTCGATATTGAGATAGAAGCGCCTTGGCCGGCGGGATACGACTGGCAGCTCCTTGCTGAGCGCGCCGCCGAAGCGGCGCTCACAGTCGCGCCCGAGCTCGCCAACCCGCGGCTCTCGGCGAGCCTGCTGTTCACCAGCGACGCCGAAGTCCAGACTCTCAACCGCGAATGGCGCGAGAAGGACAAGCCGACCAACGTGCTGTCCTTCCCCATGCTCGACCGCGACGAGCTGCTTGAGCTGCGCAGCGAAGGCGTGCCCGAACTGCTCGGCGACATCAGCCTCGCCTGCGAGACCTGCACGCGCGAGGCGGCGGAGAAAGGCGTACCGCTCGAAGCCCATGCGACGCATCTGGTAGTCCACGGCCTGCTGCACCTTGCCGGGCTCGACCACGAGCTTTCGCCCGAGGACGCCGCCACGATGGAAGCGCTCGAAATCAAAGCACTTGCCCTGCTGGGCATTGCTGACCCATATGGCGATGCGGAATGA
- a CDS encoding hemolysin family protein: MAETGRNGDAGSGDPDSTYSLWRAIRRFFDKGDNEQSLRAQLEEVIDEHEDDAGDTGSAKKGDLSPIERQMLRNLLHFSEHDADDVAIPRGEIIAIRSSASWDEVIQAFAEHGHSRLPVYGDTLDEVVGMVLIKDVFPFLAKGTPPEDWTTLLRQPLFVPQARGALDVLADMRTSRTHLAIVIDEYSGTDGIITIEDLVEEIIGEIEDEHDDAPEALIVPLENGMWEADARAELEDIAETIDPRLAEVEESVDTLGGLTFVLAGQVPPVGTIVDHESGWRIEVIAGNEKHVTRLRLHPPRPTDDTED, translated from the coding sequence ATGGCCGAGACGGGCCGAAACGGAGACGCCGGGTCGGGAGATCCGGACAGTACCTACTCGCTATGGCGCGCGATCAGGCGCTTCTTCGACAAGGGCGACAACGAGCAATCGCTGCGCGCACAGCTCGAGGAAGTCATCGACGAGCATGAGGACGACGCTGGCGACACGGGCAGCGCCAAGAAAGGCGATCTCTCGCCGATCGAGCGCCAGATGCTCCGCAACCTCCTCCATTTCAGCGAACACGATGCCGACGACGTGGCGATTCCGCGCGGCGAGATCATCGCCATCCGCTCGAGCGCGAGCTGGGACGAGGTGATCCAGGCGTTTGCCGAGCATGGCCACAGCCGCCTCCCCGTCTATGGCGACACGCTCGACGAAGTCGTCGGCATGGTCCTGATCAAGGACGTGTTTCCCTTCCTCGCCAAGGGCACCCCGCCCGAGGACTGGACCACGCTGCTGCGCCAGCCGCTGTTCGTGCCCCAGGCACGCGGCGCGCTCGACGTGCTGGCCGACATGCGCACGAGCCGCACGCACCTGGCCATCGTCATCGACGAATATTCGGGCACCGACGGCATCATCACCATCGAGGACCTCGTCGAGGAGATCATCGGCGAGATCGAGGACGAGCACGACGACGCCCCGGAAGCGCTGATCGTGCCGCTGGAAAACGGCATGTGGGAAGCCGACGCCCGCGCCGAACTGGAAGACATCGCCGAAACGATCGATCCGCGGCTTGCCGAAGTCGAGGAATCGGTGGATACTCTCGGCGGCCTCACTTTCGTGCTCGCCGGGCAGGTGCCGCCGGTCGGCACCATCGTCGATCACGAGAGCGGCTGGCGGATCGAAGTCATTGCCGGCAACGAGAAGCATGTCACGCGGCTTCGGCTGCATCCCCCTCGCCCAACCGACGACACCGAAGACTGA
- a CDS encoding LysR substrate-binding domain-containing protein, translated as MAVRRLPPLRALEAFVRVVRLGSAKAAASELGLSPSALSRRVAALEDFTGKRLFTRQHQAMKLTDEGQAFYAAVSPKLEELAEAVEAQVDPGRVLRLHLGVPSLFGGQRLFPRLPELRKQHPRLHIDIDTSPHLDTRVGDTLDAAIILSKEPDPGFHAVQLDQNNVYAITSQALAKEIGNVPDPDKLARQTFLIHHDLPDSFDAWKAAMNLTRLQPAAIDHFDSGQLILEAAAQGLGIAIMHDDHFNRSGDTRLARLYDVDVKSPYSYWFICRPRDLESRPVKIFHEWIVKAGV; from the coding sequence TTGGCTGTACGCCGCCTTCCTCCCCTGCGCGCCCTTGAAGCGTTCGTCCGCGTGGTCCGGCTTGGCTCGGCCAAGGCCGCCGCGTCGGAGCTCGGCCTGTCGCCCTCGGCGCTGTCGCGGCGCGTGGCGGCGCTCGAGGACTTCACCGGCAAGCGGCTGTTCACCCGCCAGCACCAGGCGATGAAGCTGACCGACGAGGGCCAGGCCTTCTACGCCGCGGTCTCGCCCAAGCTCGAGGAATTGGCCGAGGCCGTCGAGGCCCAGGTCGATCCGGGCCGCGTGCTGCGCCTGCACCTCGGCGTACCCTCGCTGTTCGGCGGCCAGCGGCTGTTCCCGCGCCTGCCCGAGCTGCGCAAGCAGCACCCGCGCCTGCACATCGACATCGACACGAGCCCGCACCTCGACACGCGCGTCGGCGATACGCTCGACGCCGCTATCATCCTGTCGAAGGAACCCGATCCCGGCTTCCACGCGGTCCAGCTCGACCAGAACAACGTCTATGCGATCACCTCGCAGGCGCTGGCAAAGGAGATCGGCAACGTGCCCGATCCCGACAAGCTGGCGCGTCAGACCTTCCTGATCCACCACGACCTGCCCGATAGCTTCGATGCCTGGAAGGCGGCGATGAACCTCACCCGGCTGCAGCCGGCGGCGATCGACCATTTCGATTCGGGCCAGCTGATCCTCGAGGCCGCGGCCCAGGGCCTCGGCATCGCCATCATGCACGACGATCACTTCAACCGCTCGGGCGACACCCGCCTGGCGCGGCTCTACGACGTCGACGTCAAGAGCCCCTATTCCTACTGGTTCATCTGCCGCCCGCGCGACCTCGAATCGCGGCCGGTGAAGATCTTCCACGAGTGGATCGTCAAGGCGGGGGTCTGA
- a CDS encoding alpha/beta fold hydrolase: MARIDVNGLSIGYEVIGSGSKTAIITPGGRFPKETPGVRDLAEELAKHDYRTVIWDRPNCGESDVSFDAESESILNADTLIGLLKALDMAPALVIGGSAGSRVSLLAALRHPDAVRKLAVLWITGDAIGLSGLVGVYCGSLQTPAKIGGMEAVAEVPEMAELIRRNPGNRERILSQDVETFCDTMQRWGATFLPEPGSPVPGLRPDDYKKIGMPVLVFRSGQSDPHHPRYTSEQVHALLPNASLAEPPWGDREWIDRMLDQAGGLFKSWGQLAPQLAEFDS, translated from the coding sequence ATGGCAAGGATCGACGTCAACGGATTGAGCATCGGCTACGAGGTGATCGGTAGCGGCAGCAAGACCGCGATCATAACCCCCGGCGGTCGCTTCCCGAAGGAAACGCCGGGCGTGCGCGATCTTGCCGAGGAACTGGCGAAGCACGACTACAGGACCGTGATCTGGGATCGCCCGAATTGCGGCGAATCCGACGTCAGCTTCGATGCGGAAAGCGAATCGATCCTCAATGCCGATACCCTGATCGGCCTGCTGAAGGCGCTCGACATGGCGCCCGCGCTGGTCATCGGCGGTTCGGCCGGGTCGCGCGTGTCGCTGCTCGCCGCGCTCCGCCATCCCGATGCCGTGCGCAAGCTGGCCGTGCTCTGGATCACCGGCGATGCCATCGGCCTTTCCGGCCTGGTAGGCGTCTATTGCGGCAGCCTGCAGACCCCGGCCAAGATCGGCGGGATGGAAGCCGTGGCCGAAGTTCCCGAAATGGCCGAGCTGATCCGGCGCAATCCGGGCAATCGCGAGCGGATCCTGTCGCAGGACGTCGAGACCTTCTGCGATACCATGCAGCGCTGGGGCGCCACTTTCCTTCCCGAACCGGGCTCGCCGGTGCCGGGGCTCCGTCCGGACGACTACAAGAAGATCGGCATGCCTGTGCTGGTGTTCCGCAGCGGCCAGTCCGACCCGCATCACCCGCGCTATACCAGTGAGCAGGTCCATGCCCTGCTGCCCAACGCCAGCCTGGCCGAGCCGCCGTGGGGCGACCGCGAGTGGATCGACCGCATGCTCGATCAGGCCGGTGGTCTGTTCAAGAGCTGGGGCCAGCTCGCGCCGCAGCTGGCGGAGTTCGATAGCTAG
- a CDS encoding DUF2059 domain-containing protein, whose product MKRMLIAAATCCALPLGSVAALAQDTAAARVTTSTPQAAAPVDPVRLAAARRTVDFVFPAGTYARLMDGKMSGLMDQMMDTVGKMPLRQLAALGGISQDKVSKLGDGTLKEVMAIYDPHYQERSQLTLRAMTGELVPLMTQFEPAVRDGLAQAYARRFTAQQLDELNRFFATPTGTAYAADSFAIFMDREVMSKMSEIMPAMIKEMPGMMARMKEATASLPPPRNFEDLTAAERQKLATLLGVSVDELSRDKSAGRGTAK is encoded by the coding sequence ATGAAACGTATGCTGATCGCCGCAGCGACGTGCTGTGCGCTGCCGCTAGGGTCCGTCGCTGCTCTTGCTCAGGACACAGCCGCCGCACGCGTGACTACCTCAACTCCGCAAGCCGCGGCTCCCGTCGATCCCGTCCGGCTCGCGGCGGCACGTAGGACGGTCGACTTCGTCTTCCCTGCCGGAACTTATGCCCGACTCATGGACGGCAAGATGAGCGGGCTGATGGACCAGATGATGGACACGGTGGGCAAGATGCCGCTGCGCCAGCTGGCCGCCTTGGGCGGTATTTCGCAGGACAAGGTGAGCAAGCTCGGCGATGGCACGCTCAAGGAAGTGATGGCGATCTACGATCCGCACTATCAGGAACGGTCCCAGCTGACCCTGCGCGCGATGACCGGTGAGTTGGTGCCGCTGATGACCCAGTTCGAACCGGCGGTCCGCGACGGCCTGGCACAGGCCTATGCCCGGCGATTCACCGCCCAGCAGCTCGACGAACTTAACCGCTTCTTCGCGACGCCGACCGGCACCGCCTATGCGGCCGATTCCTTTGCTATCTTTATGGATCGGGAGGTCATGTCGAAGATGTCAGAGATCATGCCGGCTATGATCAAGGAGATGCCCGGAATGATGGCTAGAATGAAGGAGGCTACGGCCAGCCTGCCACCGCCGCGCAATTTCGAAGACCTGACGGCCGCGGAGCGCCAGAAGCTGGCGACCTTGCTCGGCGTCAGCGTGGACGAGCTCAGCCGCGACAAGAGCGCGGGCCGGGGCACGGCAAAATAG
- a CDS encoding peptidylprolyl isomerase, with protein MADEYLNLSLDTGDVKIKLRPDLAPGHVERIKELVGEGFYDGIKFHRVIPGFMAQGGCPNGTGMGGSDKPDLKAEFNAEPHVRGICSMARTSAPHSANSQFFIVFDDARFLDNQYTVWGQVVEGMENVDALPKGEPPREPGKIVKATISEG; from the coding sequence ATGGCTGACGAATACCTGAACCTCTCGCTCGATACCGGTGACGTGAAGATCAAGCTGCGCCCCGACCTGGCCCCCGGCCACGTCGAACGGATCAAGGAGCTCGTCGGTGAAGGCTTCTACGACGGCATCAAGTTCCACCGCGTGATCCCCGGCTTCATGGCGCAAGGCGGCTGCCCCAACGGCACCGGCATGGGCGGTTCGGACAAGCCGGACCTCAAGGCCGAATTCAACGCCGAGCCGCACGTCCGCGGCATCTGCTCGATGGCCCGCACCAGCGCGCCGCACTCGGCCAACAGCCAGTTCTTCATCGTGTTCGACGATGCTCGCTTCCTCGACAACCAGTACACGGTCTGGGGCCAGGTGGTCGAAGGCATGGAAAACGTCGACGCGCTGCCCAAGGGCGAGCCGCCGCGCGAGCCGGGCAAGATCGTCAAGGCGACGATCAGCGAGGGCTGA
- the mgtE gene encoding magnesium transporter has translation MTPEDFDHTLIEDAAEAPEAARESESLDKENRLKPDFVRRVQDALEAGETDAVYDMVEPLHPADIADLFELIEEDERLPLARAINDQMGVEVFAELNDHVRELLLEEIPAGIIADIAEQLDTDDAVAMIEDLDEEDQKAVLAEMEPEDRAAIETALAYPEETAGRLMSRDFVAVPEHMTVGDLIDFLRDDRELSTEFWEVFIVDTRHHPVGTCLLSWILRSPRTVPLSDVMKRDQTLIPVGMDQEEVALRFQKYALISAAVVDEDGRLVGQITVDDVVHIIQEEASEDILRLSGAGDGDINEPIRLTVKTRLTWLVVNLGTAIVASSVVGLFQGAIAHFALLAVLMPIVSGMGGNAGTQTLAVVVRALATNQLTDSNTLRMIGRELRIAMANGLSLGLLIGGGTALMFGNPLLGAVIGSAMVINNLVAGLAGILVPVALDRANVDPAVSSAVFVTMATDVMGFFSFLGLAVLSGLA, from the coding sequence ATGACTCCAGAGGACTTCGATCATACGCTGATAGAGGACGCCGCCGAAGCGCCCGAAGCGGCGCGTGAGAGCGAGAGCCTCGACAAGGAGAACCGGCTGAAGCCTGACTTCGTCCGCCGCGTCCAGGATGCGCTCGAAGCGGGCGAGACCGACGCGGTCTACGACATGGTCGAGCCGCTGCATCCAGCCGACATCGCCGACCTGTTCGAGCTGATCGAAGAGGACGAGCGCCTGCCGCTGGCCCGCGCGATCAACGACCAGATGGGCGTCGAGGTCTTCGCCGAGCTCAACGACCACGTCCGCGAGCTGCTGCTCGAGGAAATCCCCGCCGGCATCATCGCCGACATCGCCGAGCAGCTCGACACGGACGATGCCGTCGCGATGATCGAGGATCTCGACGAGGAGGACCAGAAGGCCGTCCTCGCCGAGATGGAGCCCGAGGACCGCGCGGCGATCGAGACCGCGCTGGCCTATCCCGAAGAAACCGCCGGCCGCCTGATGAGCCGCGATTTCGTCGCGGTGCCCGAGCACATGACGGTGGGCGACCTGATCGACTTCCTGCGTGACGACAGGGAGCTCTCGACCGAGTTCTGGGAAGTATTCATCGTCGACACGCGCCACCATCCGGTCGGCACCTGCCTGCTCTCATGGATCCTGCGCAGCCCGCGGACCGTGCCGCTGTCCGACGTGATGAAGCGCGACCAGACCTTGATCCCGGTCGGCATGGACCAGGAAGAGGTCGCGCTGCGCTTCCAGAAATATGCGCTGATCTCGGCCGCGGTGGTCGACGAGGACGGCCGGCTGGTCGGCCAGATCACCGTCGATGACGTCGTCCACATCATCCAGGAAGAGGCCAGCGAGGACATCCTGCGCCTGTCGGGCGCGGGCGACGGCGACATCAACGAGCCGATCCGGCTGACCGTGAAGACGCGCCTGACCTGGCTGGTCGTCAACCTCGGCACGGCGATCGTCGCCTCCTCGGTGGTCGGGCTGTTCCAGGGGGCGATCGCGCATTTCGCGCTACTCGCGGTACTCATGCCGATCGTCTCGGGCATGGGCGGCAATGCCGGCACGCAGACGCTGGCCGTCGTCGTGCGCGCGCTGGCGACCAACCAGCTGACCGATTCGAACACCCTGCGCATGATCGGCCGCGAACTGCGCATCGCAATGGCCAACGGCCTGTCGCTGGGCCTGCTGATCGGCGGCGGCACCGCGCTCATGTTCGGCAATCCGCTGCTCGGCGCGGTGATCGGCTCGGCCATGGTGATCAACAATCTGGTTGCCGGGCTCGCCGGCATCCTCGTGCCCGTCGCGCTCGACCGGGCGAACGTGGATCCTGCGGTCTCCTCGGCGGTTTTCGTCACCATGGCGACCGACGTTATGGGCTTCTTCTCGTTCCTCGGCCTGGCAGTGCTGTCGGGGCTCGCCTGA